In Aspergillus nidulans FGSC A4 chromosome II, the genomic stretch GGCCTACAGAGTTTGGGTGTGACTTCACGCTTGAACTCTTTTCTCCACGTCTTATTGCTCTATCTCACTCTTAAAGCGCCATATTCCTCCCTAAGGgtctttcttttcgttcCTAGAAGCCGTATTATTCTTTAATACCTAAGAGCCACCCCCTGTCACCTAGAGCACGTCACGCCGTCCTATTCatgcctcttcctccaatcACTATCGGCTCCTGGGGTAGGAACTTTGCTGTATGCATTGCTGAGTGCTAACGAACAGGTTTAGACAACCTTGATCCCGCCTCCAACATCCTCGGCCGCGTTTTCGATCGAGACCCTGTGCTCCGGTTTATGCTCTGTAACCTTTCCGACGATCAGTACAACGCGTACCTGCAAGCGTACTGGCGCGGCCTCTGCCGAACCGCCCTTCTTAACGGCGCAATTATCCTGGAAGCTGACGGGTGGAAATCGGTCGCAGTCATACTCCCACCTGGCAGAAATGTCGACAGCCCATGGACAATCATTCCCGCTGCGTTTGGATTCTCTGGGGTGCTTTGGCGCATTGGTATTTCTGGGTGTATTGTGAGTATGGCAGCTGCAATGAGGACACTTTCTGACAGATAATAGCGTATGCTTGGTGATTATAGCCGGCCCGTCAAcgcggcgaagaagagagtACTTGGGAATCGGCAGCACTACTACGTCTTTGCGATTGGGACCGAGTACGAGCACCAAGGGAAGGGTACGAATGCCTACCCAAAGACCTAAAGCCTAATATATTGGCAGATTGTAAGACTGTCTGACTCTTGCAGGGCTGGCGCGAGCTTTGATAGAATCCCAGAAAGAAACGGCGTGGTGCACCGAGGTCCCGATATGGCTGGAGGCAACGACAGAGTACTCGCGGGATCTATACCTGTCTCTCGGATTCCAAGAGGTCGAGCAGATAACGATCGGCAAAGGAAAAGTCAACCGGGATGGATTCATGCAAAAGGACGGGGAAGGGGTAACGCTGTGGGCGATGGTCTGGTGGCCGCAGTCTTCTCAGCGGGATGTCGCTATGGTTGTCTGAATAGATGCGCTACTCTGATTCCTTACAGTAGAGATGTTTATTTTTAACTTGCTAGTGCTAAGTATCATTAGTGACCATTTCTCTTCAATGTTGCATGACTGGGGAGTCATCGTCATAGCTCATCCCCTAGGATACCTCATTGTAGGTCCCGTCCACTTGTGACGCCCTCGAGCCACCCAGTCAACGCAAGAGCAGAGCATAATAAATCCTAGCACAGGACCGGAGAAGTTCATGTTCTCCGGCGTGACCGGCAACGTGGGTGgaaaaggcagaaagacCGCAAAATAGGTTGCAAACAGAATGGCAACCAAGTTCAGGGTAAGCCCCCATCGTCCCAGGCTATATGCCCCTGACGGCACATCACCCTTCAGCCTGCCCCAAACCAGGAAGGACAATGGGAACAGATAGGAGATATATAGCCCGAGCGCGCTCAGACTCATAATGCCATTAAAGGCCGCCGTCGACCCCATCTGCATGAAGGATAGCACAAAGATCCAGCCAGTCACCAACCCCAACGCCCGCAGCGGGATTTTCAGCCGCCTATCGACCTTGACAAAGAAGTCAGAAAATGGCAGCCCGTTATCTCTCGCAAACGCCCACATCAGCCTGGTCACCGAGGCGAGGCCGTTGAAGAATGCGATCCACCCCGATGACATGCCTGTGGCTATGAGCATGAAAGTCGCGGCTTTGGAGCCGGTCACTCGATACGTGATCTCGATAATTGGGTATCCCGTCGATGTCAGCAATGCTGAGGCGTAGGCTTCTGGACTTGGTCCCATGAAGTAAAGGATCGCGATGGCATAGCCGAGGGCCATAATCCCGTTTAACAGAGTTCCCCAGACCATCGATCTTGGAATTGTCAGGCGCGCATTGTGCACTTCCTCGGACATGTGAATAATGCCATCAACCCCTGCACATGCCTATCAACACTTGCTTTTCATAGAAGTATAGAACAAGGGTGTTAGCAGACACCTACCACTTAGAGGCGTGATAACGCCCAAAAGGCCCACCGAAAAGACAACGCCCGCGTCCTTCCACCCACTGAACCCACTCAAGAAGGTATCCCAGACAAAGTTATTCGCGTCTTCAATGCTATTGTGACTTTCATTCGAGCTCACCGCCGAACGACCCAGGACGCCGATGATCATCGGGAGTATGACGATGTGCATGATGCCGGCCACGGTCTCAATGACGCCGAGACACCGCCGCGCAAAGATATTCACTACAATTGGGGGTATGGAGACGGCCCACATCAGTAATGTGCTGCGCCAGCCGTGAATTGTGTATGTGGGATGAGCAAGTTTGATCATCCCTTCGATCTGATTGCCGATTAAGAAGGGCGCTATGGAGACAAGGGAGGACCAAGAGAAGACCTGCCAGCACGATCAGCTGTTATCAATGATATGGACGCcagaagaggggagagaggTAAAGGTTTTACGGTTATCCATCCTGGTAGCTCGTGTTAATCTCTGTTTACATCACAGAAGGCTGGACCGGTCGTACCTTGGAAGAAACTGAAGAATCTGGGATGCCACGGTGCAAGGACATATGTCCAGTGATACTGCGCGCCTGCGGTAGGATGTACAGAGGCAAGTTCCGCCAGACTCATCGCAATCGCCATATTACCCACAATACTGACAAGGAGACCGTAGACAATTGCCGCGGGACCGCCATTGTAGAGACCGGC encodes the following:
- a CDS encoding uncharacterized protein (transcript_id=CADANIAT00003975), which codes for MPLPPITIGSWDNLDPASNILGRVFDRDPVLRFMLCNLSDDQYNAYLQAYWRGLCRTALLNGAIILEADGWKSVAVILPPGRNVDSPWTIIPAAFGFSGVLWRIGISGRPVNAAKKRVLGNRQHYYVFAIGTEYEHQGKGTNAYPKT
- a CDS encoding uncharacterized protein (transcript_id=CADANIAT00003976), producing MPLTSVAGAGTERKTASTREVTQRDPDTMEAQRGGGSADDSGRTLAPEDDRFGDAHISYREKQRLDRYLSFLPSLFFSLTLLASWETVAGGLLAGLYNGGPAAIVYGLLVSIVGNMAIAMSLAELASVHPTAGAQYHWTYVLAPWHPRFFSFFQVNIFARRCLGVIETVAGIMHIVILPMIIGVLGRSAVSSNESHNSIEDANNFVWDTFLSGFSGWKDAGVVFSVGLLGVITPLSGVDGIIHMSEEVHNARLTIPRSMVWGTLLNGIMALGYAIAILYFMGPSPEAYASALLTSTGYPIIEITYRVTGSKAATFMLIATGMSSGWIAFFNGLASVTRLMWAFARDNGLPFSDFFVKVDRRLKIPLRALGLVTGWIFVLSFMQMGSTAAFNGIMSLSALGLYISYLFPLSFLVWGRLKGDVPSGAYSLGRWGLTLNLVAILFATYFAVFLPFPPTLPVTPENMNFSGPVLGFIMLCSCVDWVARGRHKWTGPTMRYPRG